One segment of Alistipes finegoldii DSM 17242 DNA contains the following:
- a CDS encoding endonuclease/exonuclease/phosphatase family protein — protein MKQYFSVALAVLFCALMPAACTTQTTAVKFMSYNIRNGRGADDVQDLGRIAEVIGRVAPDVVALQEVDSVTGRMNGRFIPEELGRMTGMHARFCRAIDYDGGGYGIGLLSRAEPLSVRRIPLPGREEARVLLMAEFPGYVVCVTHLSLTPEDQRASLPIIRQATDTCRKPVLLAGDFNMDDAGKVLGGLGGEFRPLSDTAQLTFPSDRPSIRIDYILGRGLPQSAKIAERTVDYTTVASDHCPLWVSLVW, from the coding sequence ATGAAGCAATATTTTTCCGTCGCACTGGCAGTTCTGTTCTGCGCCCTGATGCCGGCGGCCTGCACGACGCAGACCACGGCCGTGAAATTCATGAGTTACAACATCCGAAACGGCCGCGGAGCGGACGACGTACAGGACCTCGGCCGCATCGCCGAGGTCATCGGCCGGGTCGCGCCCGACGTGGTGGCCCTGCAGGAGGTGGACAGCGTGACGGGACGCATGAACGGCCGCTTCATCCCCGAAGAGCTGGGCCGGATGACGGGCATGCACGCCCGTTTCTGCCGCGCGATTGATTACGACGGCGGAGGTTACGGCATCGGGCTGCTGTCGCGCGCCGAGCCGCTCTCGGTGCGCCGCATCCCGCTTCCGGGGCGCGAAGAGGCGCGCGTGCTGCTGATGGCGGAATTTCCCGGCTATGTGGTCTGCGTCACGCACCTATCGCTCACGCCCGAAGACCAGCGAGCATCGCTGCCGATCATCCGTCAAGCCACCGACACCTGCCGCAAACCCGTGCTGCTGGCGGGCGACTTCAACATGGACGACGCCGGGAAGGTACTCGGCGGGCTGGGCGGCGAATTCAGGCCGCTGTCGGACACCGCGCAGCTTACGTTCCCCTCGGACCGTCCTTCGATACGCATCGACTACATACTGGGCCGCGGCCTGCCGCAGTCGGCGAAAATCGCCGAACGCACGGTGGATTACACCACCGTCGCTTCGGACCACTGCCCGCTGTGGGTGTCGCTCGTCTGGTAG